The following are encoded together in the Actinoplanes sp. N902-109 genome:
- a CDS encoding Rv3235 family protein has product MSASDRSATATTTPRRGAKPDPGPPDAPVITEGELAARNFVKACAEIINGHRPAAHLRGLSHPRDAASLISQTTTAVHRIAAARRAVQPTPQRHPPVPVIPVYTNICEPCPGVVEAAAVLVSPERTWALAFRLERSGTRWLAAVMRLL; this is encoded by the coding sequence ATGTCGGCGTCAGACCGCAGCGCTACGGCCACAACCACTCCGCGCCGCGGAGCAAAGCCGGATCCTGGCCCGCCGGATGCGCCGGTCATCACCGAGGGCGAACTGGCAGCCCGCAACTTCGTCAAAGCCTGCGCCGAGATCATCAACGGCCACCGACCGGCGGCTCACCTGCGCGGCCTCTCGCACCCCCGCGACGCAGCATCGCTCATCTCGCAGACCACAACGGCGGTCCACCGGATAGCGGCGGCCCGGCGCGCGGTCCAGCCGACCCCGCAGCGCCATCCCCCTGTACCGGTGATCCCCGTCTACACCAACATCTGCGAACCCTGCCCCGGCGTCGTGGAAGCAGCAGCCGTCCTGGTCTCCCCCGAACGCACCTGGGCCCTGGCCTTCCGCCTCGAACGATCCGGCACCCGCTGGCTGGCCGCGGTGATGCGCCTGCTCTGA
- a CDS encoding AlpA family transcriptional regulator — translation MEPRFLLLSDVAAELNVSDSQVYHMVRSGELPAIKIGGRGQWRVERAKLEQYIEQKYAETAAWVRDNPLVE, via the coding sequence GTGGAACCGCGATTCCTGCTGTTGTCGGACGTGGCGGCGGAGCTCAACGTCTCGGACTCGCAGGTCTACCACATGGTCCGCAGCGGCGAACTGCCCGCGATCAAAATCGGCGGCCGCGGCCAATGGCGCGTCGAACGGGCAAAACTCGAGCAGTACATCGAACAGAAGTACGCCGAGACCGCCGCCTGGGTCCGCGACAACCCGCTGGTCGAATAA
- a CDS encoding Lrp/AsnC family transcriptional regulator, producing the protein MTVDPLIDRTDWQLLAALQRDGRATFAELARTVAMSPSAVAERVRRLEETGVIAGYHARLDPDRVGLGVMAFVRLKYPTGNYKPFHALLDSTPEIIEAHHVTGEDCFVLKVLTRSMRHLEEVTGRIAGLGAVTTSVVYSSPLPGRALSPSSSAEAI; encoded by the coding sequence GTGACCGTGGATCCCCTGATCGACCGTACGGACTGGCAACTCCTGGCCGCATTGCAGCGCGACGGCCGGGCGACGTTCGCCGAGCTGGCCCGCACCGTGGCCATGTCACCCAGCGCGGTCGCCGAACGGGTACGGCGGCTGGAGGAGACAGGCGTCATCGCCGGCTACCACGCGAGGCTCGACCCGGACCGCGTCGGCCTGGGCGTCATGGCGTTCGTGCGCCTGAAATATCCGACAGGCAACTACAAGCCGTTTCACGCCCTGCTCGACTCGACCCCGGAGATCATCGAGGCGCACCACGTGACGGGTGAGGACTGCTTCGTGCTGAAGGTGCTGACCCGCTCGATGCGCCACCTGGAGGAGGTCACCGGGCGCATCGCCGGGCTCGGCGCGGTGACCACCAGCGTGGTCTACTCAAGCCCGCTGCCCGGCCGGGCATTGTCCCCGTCGTCATCGGCTGAGGCCATCTGA
- a CDS encoding rhodanese-like domain-containing protein: MRSPVEIFEERLRTQTDVTDVRNAQGDAGTVLVDSRSKQAWDQGHIPGAVHLPTAQIAERAATVIPAGAGVVTYCWGPGCNGATRAALAFAQLGYAVREMIGGVEYWVREGFPLRTPTGDVTRAADPLTAPVTDDCGC, encoded by the coding sequence ATGAGATCACCGGTGGAAATCTTCGAGGAACGGCTGCGGACGCAGACCGACGTGACCGACGTCCGGAATGCCCAGGGCGACGCCGGTACGGTGCTCGTGGACTCCAGAAGCAAGCAAGCGTGGGACCAGGGCCACATTCCGGGCGCTGTGCACCTGCCGACCGCTCAGATCGCGGAGCGGGCGGCGACGGTGATCCCGGCCGGCGCCGGCGTGGTCACGTACTGCTGGGGTCCGGGCTGCAACGGTGCGACCCGGGCGGCCCTGGCATTCGCCCAGCTCGGCTATGCCGTGCGCGAGATGATCGGCGGCGTCGAGTACTGGGTGCGCGAGGGCTTCCCGCTGCGCACGCCGACCGGCGACGTCACCCGCGCCGCGGATCCGTTGACCGCCCCCGTCACGGACGACTGCGGCTGCTGA
- a CDS encoding PadR family transcriptional regulator: MPDSQINPTAAALLGLLHDGPMTGGQLMAAAERRLGPYWSMTRSQVYRELPVLAEMGYVRLGKPGPRSSQPYAITAAGKRAFSRWLAESPGRDAIRNPIALRVAFGQQHAGGQLKTLYTGANEYHSEALAMAREQAKEAKKSGDQYGAAALEFAVAYHKAALSWLKAAPAE, from the coding sequence ATGCCCGACTCTCAAATCAATCCTACGGCTGCCGCACTGCTCGGCCTGCTGCACGATGGGCCGATGACCGGCGGACAGCTCATGGCGGCTGCCGAACGCCGCCTCGGGCCTTACTGGTCGATGACGCGGAGCCAGGTCTACCGCGAACTGCCGGTCCTGGCCGAGATGGGATATGTCCGACTCGGCAAGCCCGGACCTCGGTCCAGTCAGCCCTATGCGATCACCGCAGCCGGGAAGCGCGCCTTCAGCCGATGGCTCGCCGAGTCCCCCGGCCGCGACGCCATCCGCAACCCGATCGCGTTGCGGGTGGCATTCGGCCAGCAGCATGCCGGTGGCCAGCTCAAGACGCTCTACACCGGTGCCAACGAATACCACTCCGAGGCCCTGGCGATGGCTCGCGAGCAGGCCAAGGAGGCCAAGAAGTCCGGAGACCAGTACGGCGCGGCCGCACTGGAGTTCGCCGTCGCCTACCACAAGGCGGCCCTCAGCTGGCTGAAGGCCGCCCCCGCGGAGTGA
- the prfB gene encoding peptide chain release factor 2 produces MSAADFPEQLKALDATLRNIETVLDLDKLRRDRAELEEQASAPDLWDDQARAQDVNSRLSYVAGEISKMERLRSRLDDAALLLEMAQAEGDADSVTEVGTELVTLQKAIDEMEVRTLLSGEYDSREAVVAIRAGAGGVDAADFAEMLLRMYLRWAERHGYPTEVYDTSYAEEAGLKSATFAVKVPYAFGTLSVESGTHRLVRISPFDNQGRRQTSFAGVEVMPVVEQTDHIDIPENELRVDVYRSSGPGGQSVNTTDSAVRLTHIPTGIVVTCQNEKSQLQNKASAMRVLQARLLERKRQEEEAKLAGLKQDTTGSWGDQMRSYVLHPYQMVKDLRTEQETGNPSNVFDGAIDEFIEAGIRWRKTSQLAG; encoded by the coding sequence GTGAGTGCAGCCGACTTCCCTGAACAGCTCAAAGCCCTCGACGCGACCCTGCGCAACATCGAGACCGTGCTCGACCTCGACAAGCTGCGCCGTGACCGCGCGGAGCTCGAGGAGCAGGCCTCGGCCCCCGACCTGTGGGACGACCAGGCCCGGGCTCAGGACGTCAACTCACGGCTCTCCTACGTCGCCGGCGAGATCTCGAAGATGGAGCGGCTGCGCAGCCGGCTCGACGACGCTGCCCTGCTGCTCGAGATGGCTCAGGCCGAGGGCGACGCCGACTCGGTGACCGAGGTCGGCACCGAGCTCGTCACGCTGCAGAAGGCCATCGACGAGATGGAGGTCCGCACGCTGCTCTCGGGTGAGTACGACTCGCGCGAGGCGGTCGTCGCGATCCGGGCCGGCGCCGGTGGCGTGGATGCCGCCGACTTCGCCGAGATGCTGCTGCGGATGTATCTGCGCTGGGCGGAGCGGCACGGCTACCCCACCGAGGTCTACGACACCTCGTACGCCGAGGAGGCCGGCCTCAAGTCCGCCACGTTCGCCGTCAAGGTGCCCTATGCGTTCGGCACGCTCAGCGTCGAGTCGGGCACCCACCGGCTGGTGCGGATCAGCCCGTTCGACAACCAGGGGCGGCGCCAGACGAGCTTCGCCGGCGTCGAGGTGATGCCGGTGGTGGAGCAGACCGACCACATCGACATCCCTGAGAACGAACTGCGCGTCGACGTCTACCGTTCGTCGGGTCCTGGTGGACAGAGCGTTAACACCACCGACTCCGCTGTGCGCCTCACGCACATTCCGACGGGCATCGTGGTGACGTGTCAGAACGAGAAATCGCAGCTTCAGAACAAGGCCTCGGCCATGCGGGTTCTCCAGGCGCGGCTGCTCGAACGCAAGCGTCAGGAGGAGGAGGCGAAGCTCGCCGGCCTCAAGCAGGACACCACTGGATCATGGGGCGACCAGATGCGGTCGTACGTGCTGCACCCGTACCAGATGGTCAAGGACCTGCGCACGGAGCAGGAAACGGGCAATCCCTCGAACGTCTTCGACGGCGCGATCGACGAGTTCATCGAGGCCGGCATCCGCTGGCGCAAGACGTCGCAGCTGGCCGGCTGA
- the ftsE gene encoding cell division ATP-binding protein FtsE has product MIQLENVTKTYPKASRPSLDDVSVGIDKGEFVFFIGPSGSGKSTIIKLLLHEVAPTRGKVVVNAKDVTTLRSWKVPHFRRSIGCVFQDFRLLPNRTAYENVAFALEVIGKTKAVARRVVPEVLELVGLGGKEHRYPHELSGGEQQRVAVARAFVNRPLILLADEPTGNLDPDTSIEIMRLLDRINRTGTTVVMVTHDSNIVNQMRRRVIEIESGRIVRDQARGVYG; this is encoded by the coding sequence GTGATTCAGCTCGAGAACGTGACCAAGACGTACCCGAAGGCGTCGCGGCCGTCGTTGGACGACGTCAGCGTCGGTATCGACAAGGGCGAGTTCGTCTTCTTCATCGGCCCTTCCGGTTCCGGCAAGTCGACGATCATCAAGCTGCTGCTCCACGAGGTTGCGCCGACCCGGGGCAAGGTCGTGGTGAACGCCAAGGACGTCACCACGCTGCGCTCCTGGAAGGTGCCGCACTTCCGGCGCTCGATCGGCTGCGTGTTCCAGGACTTCCGGCTGCTGCCCAACCGCACGGCGTACGAGAACGTGGCCTTCGCCCTGGAGGTCATCGGCAAGACCAAGGCGGTCGCCCGCCGGGTCGTGCCCGAGGTGCTCGAGCTGGTCGGCCTCGGCGGCAAGGAGCACCGCTACCCGCACGAGCTCTCCGGTGGTGAGCAGCAGCGTGTGGCGGTGGCCCGGGCCTTCGTCAACCGGCCGCTGATCCTGCTCGCGGACGAGCCCACGGGTAACCTCGACCCGGACACGTCCATCGAGATCATGCGGCTGCTGGACCGGATCAACCGGACCGGCACCACGGTCGTGATGGTCACGCACGACTCCAACATCGTCAACCAGATGCGCCGCCGGGTCATCGAGATCGAGAGCGGACGGATCGTCCGCGACCAGGCTCGCGGCGTCTACGGCTGA
- the ftsX gene encoding permease-like cell division protein FtsX, producing the protein MQRAKYILNEVLVGLWRNVTMTVAMIITLSVSLTMLGASVLMYMQVDQMKDYYYGNIEVSIFLREDVTEAQRAAIDQSIAESPLVQTKTYESREDAFKKFQVLWRDSPDFVKSVGPDSLPESFRVKLKNPEQYQTFADQIKGQQGIQDIVDQRELLEKVFNIFNAIQVMALVVAAFMALAALLLVGNTIQVAAYSKRREVAVMKLVGASNWFIQAPFVLEAVVAGLIGAILGFAAIFVSKSVLLDGRLKALTNVLTPIPDGNVWLMLPLLAGVGAVVSALTAWITLRFYLKV; encoded by the coding sequence ATGCAGCGCGCCAAGTACATCCTCAACGAGGTCTTGGTCGGCCTCTGGCGGAACGTCACGATGACGGTCGCCATGATCATCACTCTGTCGGTGTCGCTCACCATGCTGGGCGCCAGCGTGTTGATGTACATGCAGGTCGACCAGATGAAGGACTACTACTACGGGAACATCGAGGTCTCGATCTTCCTGCGTGAGGACGTCACCGAGGCGCAGCGTGCTGCCATCGACCAGTCCATCGCCGAGAGCCCGCTGGTCCAGACCAAGACCTACGAGAGCCGCGAGGACGCCTTCAAGAAGTTCCAGGTGCTCTGGCGCGACTCGCCCGACTTCGTGAAGTCGGTCGGCCCGGACAGCCTGCCGGAGTCGTTCCGGGTCAAGCTCAAGAACCCGGAGCAGTACCAGACCTTCGCCGACCAGATCAAGGGTCAGCAGGGCATCCAGGACATCGTCGACCAGCGCGAGCTGCTGGAGAAGGTGTTCAACATCTTCAACGCGATCCAGGTCATGGCGTTGGTGGTGGCGGCCTTCATGGCCCTGGCGGCGCTCTTGCTGGTCGGTAACACCATCCAGGTCGCCGCGTACAGCAAGCGCCGCGAGGTCGCGGTCATGAAACTCGTCGGTGCCTCCAACTGGTTCATCCAGGCTCCGTTCGTGCTGGAGGCGGTGGTCGCCGGTCTGATCGGCGCGATCCTGGGCTTCGCCGCGATCTTCGTCAGCAAGTCGGTGCTGCTCGACGGCAGGTTGAAGGCGTTGACCAACGTGCTGACACCGATCCCGGACGGCAACGTGTGGCTCATGCTGCCCCTGTTGGCCGGCGTGGGTGCCGTGGTCAGCGCGCTGACTGCCTGGATCACCCTGCGCTTCTACCTCAAGGTCTGA
- a CDS encoding M23 family metallopeptidase — translation MVAVLVSVLGITSPAYADPSSDDAKKASRAVDRAESILEDATVTARNAARRLEAATAALPAAQEKVAKSRGVVAAASVQAASAKRRADAARAAYDVVAARFDAAQDRVDQARDRVDDIAAASYMGGNFAAINVLVGARGPQDAMDRLGLVDQVMQNQQADVDELVSARRAVRTEQDKAGLAQRAAEDAEREAADKLQAAKDAQEAAEQARAAVIELAQTRKEALHVARSQRAAVLAQYEKAKAEEARIQAALRGWDAKNGGGTSYSGGDLLMPVHGWKTSEFGSRYDPYYHVWQLHAGTDIAAPGGTPIHAAAGGRVIQAGWNGGYGNYTCISHGGGFSTCYGHQSKILVSTGQYVQRGQVIGKVGTTGASTGFHLHFETRVHGVPKNPLKYLPSCFC, via the coding sequence ATGGTGGCCGTTCTCGTCAGCGTGCTGGGCATCACCTCGCCTGCGTACGCCGACCCGTCCTCGGATGATGCCAAGAAGGCCAGCCGGGCGGTGGACCGCGCCGAGTCCATCCTCGAGGACGCCACCGTCACCGCCCGCAATGCCGCGCGCCGGCTGGAAGCAGCCACCGCGGCGCTGCCCGCGGCCCAGGAGAAGGTCGCGAAGAGCAGGGGTGTCGTCGCCGCCGCGTCCGTGCAGGCCGCCTCGGCCAAGCGCAGAGCCGACGCCGCCCGGGCCGCGTACGACGTTGTCGCGGCCCGGTTCGACGCTGCGCAGGACCGCGTCGACCAGGCCCGCGACCGGGTCGACGACATCGCTGCGGCCAGCTACATGGGCGGCAACTTCGCGGCGATCAACGTGCTCGTGGGGGCACGGGGACCGCAGGACGCCATGGACCGGCTCGGGCTCGTCGACCAGGTGATGCAGAACCAGCAGGCCGATGTCGACGAACTCGTGTCGGCGCGGCGCGCAGTTCGTACGGAACAGGACAAGGCCGGACTCGCCCAGCGTGCCGCCGAGGACGCCGAGCGTGAGGCCGCCGACAAGCTGCAGGCGGCCAAGGACGCCCAGGAGGCTGCGGAGCAGGCCCGGGCGGCGGTGATCGAGCTGGCGCAGACCCGCAAGGAAGCGCTGCACGTCGCCCGCTCGCAGCGCGCCGCGGTGCTCGCCCAGTACGAGAAGGCCAAGGCCGAGGAGGCCCGCATCCAGGCCGCGCTGCGCGGCTGGGACGCGAAGAACGGCGGCGGCACCAGCTATTCCGGCGGCGATCTGCTGATGCCCGTGCACGGGTGGAAGACCAGCGAATTCGGCTCCCGGTACGACCCGTACTACCACGTGTGGCAGCTGCACGCGGGCACGGACATCGCCGCGCCCGGCGGTACCCCGATCCACGCGGCGGCCGGTGGCCGGGTCATCCAGGCCGGGTGGAACGGCGGCTACGGCAACTACACCTGCATCAGCCACGGCGGCGGCTTCTCCACCTGCTACGGCCACCAGTCGAAGATCCTCGTGTCCACCGGTCAGTACGTGCAACGCGGTCAGGTGATCGGCAAGGTCGGCACCACGGGCGCGTCGACCGGGTTCCATCTGCACTTCGAGACCCGGGTGCACGGCGTACCGAAGAACCCGCTGAAGTATCTGCCGAGCTGCTTCTGTTAG
- the smpB gene encoding SsrA-binding protein SmpB — MPREQGRKVVASNRKARHDYAILDTYEAGMALTGTEVKSLRAGRASLVDAFGHENNGEIFLHGMHIPEYTQGTWTNHEPRRTRKLLLHRAEIAKMMGKLRDDGITLVPLQVYFENGYAKVELAVAKGKKSYDKRQDLAARDATKEINRALGRRSKGMD, encoded by the coding sequence ATGCCGCGCGAACAGGGGCGCAAAGTCGTGGCCTCCAACCGCAAGGCGCGGCACGACTACGCCATCCTCGACACCTACGAGGCGGGCATGGCGCTGACCGGCACCGAGGTCAAGTCGCTGCGAGCCGGCCGGGCCTCGCTCGTCGACGCCTTCGGCCACGAGAACAACGGCGAGATCTTCCTGCACGGCATGCACATCCCGGAGTACACCCAGGGCACCTGGACCAACCACGAGCCCCGCCGCACCCGCAAGCTGCTGCTGCACCGCGCCGAGATCGCCAAGATGATGGGCAAGCTGCGCGACGACGGCATCACCCTGGTGCCGCTGCAGGTCTACTTCGAGAACGGGTACGCCAAGGTCGAGCTCGCCGTGGCCAAGGGCAAGAAGTCCTACGACAAGCGGCAGGACCTCGCGGCCCGGGACGCCACCAAGGAGATCAACCGGGCCCTGGGCCGCCGTAGCAAAGGCATGGACTGA
- a CDS encoding cellulose binding domain-containing protein, producing MPPKHNVQTLRLPRYSLIVAAATMLTILVGWVAIRAVGPSQATSPRLVVPSQQSASVVPAAVIASVPTSAPARPTSPAASARVSATPSRTPVASPSASSSPTPSKTKAAKPPAPVRTSASPTPPAPAAAFTARYRTTASWDTGFIGYVQVTNAGDAPGAWSVTVTYPSSAGVTIIGTWNAQRSGTTFTGDTLAPGASASFGFSANKQVRGKVKPSGCTVAGASCRIG from the coding sequence TTGCCCCCCAAGCACAATGTCCAGACGCTCCGGCTGCCCCGCTACTCGCTGATCGTCGCGGCAGCCACCATGCTCACGATCCTGGTCGGCTGGGTCGCGATCCGGGCGGTCGGCCCCAGCCAGGCCACCTCCCCGCGCCTGGTCGTCCCGTCCCAGCAGTCCGCGTCCGTCGTGCCCGCTGCCGTCATCGCGTCGGTGCCGACGTCCGCCCCGGCCCGCCCCACCTCGCCTGCGGCATCGGCCCGGGTTTCCGCCACCCCTTCCCGTACGCCCGTGGCCTCGCCGTCCGCGTCCAGCTCACCCACGCCGTCCAAGACCAAGGCGGCAAAACCGCCGGCCCCCGTACGGACGTCGGCCAGCCCCACCCCGCCGGCCCCCGCAGCCGCGTTCACCGCCCGCTACCGCACCACGGCCAGCTGGGACACCGGCTTCATCGGCTACGTCCAGGTCACCAACGCCGGCGACGCCCCGGGCGCCTGGAGCGTCACTGTGACGTACCCCTCGTCGGCCGGCGTCACGATCATCGGCACCTGGAACGCCCAGCGCAGCGGCACCACGTTCACCGGCGACACGCTGGCCCCCGGCGCCTCGGCCTCCTTCGGCTTCTCAGCGAACAAGCAGGTCAGGGGCAAGGTAAAGCCCTCCGGCTGCACCGTCGCGGGTGCGTCCTGCCGGATCGGCTGA